The Amycolatopsis sp. 195334CR genome window below encodes:
- the murJ gene encoding murein biosynthesis integral membrane protein MurJ: MRPWNRDRPDGPPPVRPRVEYTQLIPVDRGLPPGARWPTADPDMHRPYDEYATRFLPRISDGVAPTEAQPSGGASGAAPSLAKSSGRMAIATLTSRITGFAWKIMLGAVASLGVIYDSFTVANTLPLIINELLLGGVLTSVVVPLLVRSQDDEDGGEAYTQRLLTMATTVLLLGTLLSVAFAPQVTGLLMSEGGGANSELATWFAYLLLPGLLFYGLFAVLSAILNAKQIFGPAQWAPVINNLVIFVTIGLYAILPGDPTLVPSKMSEPKVLVLGLGVLTAMTVQALFLVPALKRSGFKFKWRWGLDSRLKEFGGLATWIFAYVAISQIGMIINTNVLTSGQAGGVSIYSNAWLLFQLPYGIIGVSLLTAIMPRMSRAAADGETKKLVADLSYASRISTVMLVPISAVMTVAGTSIGIALFTLGKGDVASAERLGQALAVSAFGLLPYALVMLQMRVFYAMKDSRTPTLIMVVMTGVKIPLLYLSTTLLAPQHIVLGVMMVNSLVFVIGAMMGQVWLWVRLGNLRSKRVLGVILFTVVASAAGVGAAWLVGMIVPDALGVTLQAWVKLILQGVVGIGVSFGVLMALKVEELKPATSRITRLIKRG, encoded by the coding sequence GTGCGCCCCTGGAACCGCGACCGTCCCGACGGGCCGCCACCCGTGCGCCCCCGGGTCGAGTACACCCAGCTCATCCCGGTCGACCGCGGCCTCCCGCCCGGCGCGCGCTGGCCCACCGCCGACCCGGACATGCACCGGCCGTACGACGAGTACGCCACCCGGTTCCTCCCGCGCATCTCCGACGGGGTCGCGCCCACCGAGGCGCAGCCCAGCGGTGGCGCGAGCGGCGCGGCGCCGTCGCTGGCCAAGTCCAGCGGCCGGATGGCGATCGCCACGCTGACCAGCCGGATCACCGGGTTCGCCTGGAAAATCATGCTCGGCGCGGTGGCCTCGCTCGGGGTCATCTACGACTCGTTCACCGTCGCCAACACGCTGCCGCTGATCATCAACGAGCTGCTCCTCGGCGGCGTCCTGACCAGCGTGGTGGTCCCGCTGCTGGTCCGCTCGCAGGACGACGAAGACGGCGGCGAGGCCTACACGCAGCGCCTGCTCACCATGGCGACCACGGTGCTGCTGCTCGGCACCCTGCTCTCGGTCGCCTTCGCCCCCCAGGTCACCGGCCTGCTGATGTCCGAGGGCGGCGGTGCCAACTCGGAGCTGGCCACCTGGTTCGCCTACCTGCTGCTGCCCGGCCTGCTGTTCTACGGGCTGTTCGCGGTGCTTTCGGCGATCCTGAACGCCAAGCAGATCTTCGGCCCAGCCCAATGGGCCCCGGTGATCAACAACCTGGTCATCTTCGTGACCATCGGCCTCTACGCGATCCTGCCCGGCGATCCGACGCTGGTGCCGTCGAAGATGTCCGAGCCGAAGGTGCTGGTGCTCGGCCTCGGCGTGCTGACCGCGATGACCGTGCAGGCCCTGTTCCTGGTGCCCGCGCTGAAGCGGTCCGGCTTCAAGTTCAAGTGGCGCTGGGGCCTCGACTCGCGGCTCAAGGAGTTCGGCGGCCTGGCCACCTGGATCTTCGCCTACGTGGCGATCAGCCAGATCGGCATGATCATCAACACCAACGTGCTGACCAGCGGACAGGCCGGTGGGGTGTCGATCTACTCGAACGCCTGGCTGCTCTTCCAGCTGCCGTACGGGATCATCGGCGTCTCGCTGCTGACCGCGATCATGCCGCGGATGAGCCGCGCGGCCGCCGACGGCGAGACGAAGAAGCTGGTCGCCGACCTGTCCTACGCCTCGCGCATCTCCACGGTGATGCTGGTGCCGATCTCCGCGGTGATGACCGTGGCGGGCACCTCGATCGGCATCGCGCTGTTCACCCTCGGCAAGGGCGATGTGGCCTCGGCCGAGCGGCTGGGCCAGGCGCTGGCCGTGTCGGCCTTCGGCCTGCTGCCGTACGCGCTGGTCATGCTGCAGATGCGGGTGTTCTACGCGATGAAGGACTCCCGCACGCCGACGCTGATCATGGTCGTGATGACCGGGGTCAAGATCCCGCTGCTCTACCTGTCCACGACCCTGCTCGCGCCGCAGCACATCGTGCTCGGCGTGATGATGGTGAACTCGCTCGTGTTTGTCATCGGCGCGATGATGGGCCAGGTTTGGCTGTGGGTGCGACTGGGCAACCTGCGCAGCAAACGGGTACTGGGGGTGATCCTGTTCACCGTCGTGGCCAGTGCCGCCGGCGTGGGCGCCGCGTGGCTGGTCGGCATGATCGTGCCGGACGCGCTCGGTGTCACCCTGCAGGCCTGGGTGAAGTTGATCTTGCAGGGCGTGGTCGGCATCGGTGTCTCGTTCGGCGTGCTGATGGCGTTGAAGGTCGAGGAGCTGAAGCCGGCGACCTCGAGAATCACCCGGTTGATCAAGCGTGGGTAA
- a CDS encoding amino acid ABC transporter permease: protein MDVLLDNSGAFAEGVVTTVELTALSFVGALAIALVVVTFRVSPVKPLRLFGTAYVEIFQNVPLLLWILFFVFGLPKLGIQFELFTTAVLAVSMYSAAYYAEALRTGINTVATGQAEAARALGLGFGQSLRWVILPQALRSVVQPLGNLTVMLLMNTALAAGAGLVELSTAANRVNLVEAEPILIFTGAAVVYALLALVITTVTRLLERRLVIHR, encoded by the coding sequence TTGGACGTTCTGCTCGACAACTCCGGTGCCTTCGCCGAGGGGGTGGTGACCACCGTCGAACTGACCGCGCTGTCGTTCGTCGGTGCGCTCGCCATCGCGCTGGTCGTGGTCACCTTCCGGGTGTCGCCGGTGAAGCCGCTGCGCCTGTTCGGCACGGCGTACGTGGAGATCTTCCAGAACGTGCCGCTGCTGCTCTGGATCCTGTTCTTCGTCTTCGGTCTGCCGAAGCTGGGGATCCAGTTCGAGCTGTTCACCACCGCGGTGCTGGCCGTGTCGATGTACTCGGCGGCCTACTACGCCGAGGCGCTGCGGACCGGGATCAACACGGTGGCCACCGGCCAGGCCGAGGCGGCGCGGGCGCTCGGCCTCGGCTTCGGCCAGTCGCTGCGGTGGGTGATCCTGCCGCAGGCGCTGCGCTCGGTGGTGCAGCCGCTCGGGAACCTCACCGTGATGCTGCTGATGAACACCGCGCTGGCGGCCGGGGCCGGGCTGGTCGAGCTGAGCACCGCGGCGAACCGGGTCAACCTGGTCGAGGCCGAGCCGATCCTGATCTTCACCGGCGCGGCGGTGGTCTACGCGCTGCTCGCGCTGGTGATCACCACGGTCACCCGGCTGCTGGAGCGGAGGCTGGTGATCCACCGGTGA
- a CDS encoding protein kinase family protein, protein MGARARSGPLAPGAVVGDGRYRLLAQFGIDERADAHLWRARDGQLRRDVALTLLVGDPADADAARLARRTLERAAHAAKFSHDGVARVLDVLNLGNGITSSEGLLGIVVAEWTKGSDLVDLVADKPVEPGAAARMVGALAQAVEQAHQSGLVLGLDHPQRLRLTPDGALRLAFPGPLPDATLRDDVKAIGGVLYLLLTGRWALPGGPPAIPTAPHAPNGRIVPPRSLQPRVPQTLSSLAVRTIEDGGHGGIRTSSAILAVLDQAAEEEERTQLIQQVGAPPEEEADADGAIWTTKKPVKDSARRRKLALGVTVLVVTAVGILAWLGMLAISFFQESPDSGGPTVNVAEPTPTAAPEPGGNPAPPPDNPQAGGPPVKPQTVNVYNPSGEGDAPARAKNVLDGKRETFWRTDEYRQQFPDLKPGVGLLNSFEQSVKLSAVKIAAASPGSTVEIRVADKKNPKFAETRLVGSGELSGPDTEVKLSEPAEGRYVIVWITKLGTDGDKHVTQINDLEFVSAA, encoded by the coding sequence GTGGGAGCCCGTGCCCGGAGCGGACCGCTGGCACCTGGGGCCGTGGTCGGCGACGGCCGCTACCGCCTGCTCGCCCAGTTCGGCATCGACGAGCGGGCCGACGCCCACCTCTGGCGCGCTCGCGACGGCCAGCTCCGGCGTGACGTCGCGCTGACCCTGCTCGTCGGCGACCCGGCCGACGCGGACGCCGCGCGGCTGGCCCGGCGCACCCTCGAGCGCGCCGCGCACGCGGCCAAGTTCAGCCACGACGGGGTCGCCCGCGTCCTCGATGTGCTGAACCTCGGCAACGGCATCACCTCCAGTGAGGGCCTGCTGGGCATCGTGGTCGCCGAATGGACCAAGGGCAGCGACCTGGTCGACCTGGTGGCGGACAAGCCGGTCGAGCCGGGTGCCGCCGCCCGCATGGTCGGCGCGCTGGCCCAGGCCGTCGAGCAGGCGCACCAGTCCGGGCTGGTGCTCGGCCTGGACCACCCGCAGCGGCTGCGCCTCACCCCGGACGGCGCGCTGCGCCTCGCCTTCCCCGGCCCGCTGCCCGACGCCACCCTGCGCGACGACGTCAAGGCCATCGGCGGTGTGCTGTACCTCCTGCTCACCGGCCGTTGGGCGCTGCCGGGCGGCCCGCCGGCCATCCCGACCGCCCCGCACGCGCCGAACGGGCGCATCGTGCCGCCGCGCTCGCTGCAGCCGCGGGTGCCGCAAACGCTTTCGTCGCTGGCCGTGCGCACCATCGAGGACGGCGGGCACGGCGGCATCCGCACCAGCTCGGCCATTCTCGCGGTGCTCGACCAAGCCGCCGAGGAAGAGGAGCGCACCCAGCTGATCCAGCAGGTCGGCGCCCCGCCCGAGGAGGAGGCCGACGCCGACGGCGCGATCTGGACCACGAAGAAGCCGGTCAAGGACTCCGCGCGGCGGCGCAAGCTGGCGCTGGGCGTGACCGTGCTGGTGGTGACCGCGGTCGGCATCCTGGCCTGGCTCGGCATGCTGGCCATCTCGTTCTTCCAGGAGAGCCCCGATTCGGGCGGCCCCACGGTCAACGTCGCCGAGCCGACGCCCACCGCCGCGCCCGAGCCCGGCGGCAACCCGGCGCCCCCGCCGGACAACCCGCAGGCCGGTGGCCCGCCGGTGAAGCCGCAGACGGTCAACGTCTACAACCCCAGCGGCGAGGGTGACGCCCCGGCGCGGGCGAAGAACGTGCTCGACGGCAAGCGCGAGACGTTCTGGCGCACCGACGAGTACCGCCAGCAGTTCCCGGACCTCAAGCCCGGCGTCGGCCTGCTCAACAGCTTCGAGCAGTCGGTGAAGCTGAGCGCGGTGAAGATCGCCGCGGCGAGCCCCGGCAGCACGGTGGAGATCCGGGTCGCGGACAAGAAGAACCCGAAGTTCGCCGAGACCCGCCTGGTCGGCTCGGGGGAGCTGAGCGGCCCGGACACCGAGGTCAAGCTGTCCGAACCAGCCGAAGGGCGGTACGTGATCGTGTGGATCACGAAGCTGGGCACGGACGGCGACAAGCACGTCACCCAGATCAACGATCTGGAGTTCGTGTCCGCCGCGTAG
- the sigM gene encoding RNA polymerase sigma factor SigM — MTAATPTDAALIAAHAAGDPHAFSELVRRHRDRMWAVALRTLRDPEEAADALQDAFISAFRAAGNFRAESQVTTWLHRIVVNACLDRVRRRQARPTVPLPETSHNEPATPRDSMSERETRLVIKEALDQLPEDQRAPIVLVDVEGYSVAETAEMLGIAQGTVKSRCARGRAKLAKVLGHLRNPDAEPGVPTNESKHDRTERRVTRPLGTQGQREGR; from the coding sequence GTGACCGCTGCAACTCCCACGGACGCCGCCCTCATCGCGGCGCACGCCGCGGGCGATCCGCATGCCTTCAGTGAGCTGGTCCGCCGACATCGTGACCGGATGTGGGCCGTCGCCCTGCGCACCCTGCGAGATCCCGAGGAAGCGGCCGACGCCCTGCAGGACGCCTTCATCTCGGCGTTCCGCGCGGCCGGCAACTTCCGGGCCGAGTCCCAGGTGACCACCTGGCTGCACCGCATCGTGGTGAACGCCTGCCTCGACCGGGTCCGCCGCCGCCAGGCGCGGCCCACCGTCCCCCTGCCCGAGACCAGCCACAACGAGCCGGCCACCCCGCGTGACTCGATGTCCGAGCGGGAGACCCGCCTGGTCATCAAGGAGGCGCTGGACCAGCTCCCCGAGGACCAGCGCGCCCCGATCGTGCTCGTCGACGTGGAGGGCTACTCGGTGGCCGAAACCGCGGAAATGCTCGGGATCGCACAGGGAACCGTGAAGAGCCGGTGTGCGCGAGGTCGCGCCAAGCTCGCCAAGGTTCTCGGACATCTGCGGAACCCCGACGCGGAACCCGGCGTCCCAACTAACGAAAGCAAACATGACCGCACCGAGCGGCGTGTGACGCGTCCGCTCGGGACGCAGGGTCAGAGGGAGGGACGATGA
- a CDS encoding amino acid ABC transporter permease, protein MNVLFDAPGPRARRRIRIATAVSVLGGALLFALAVRQFAINGELDWKKWAPYTQWPNWRYLLTALGQTLLAAALSAGIGGLAGLLLAVARVSRNVFISGIARVYMETVRVIPAVLLIYVVLFVLPSLGLDLPLLWKLVVPLAVSSSAQFGEIFRSGILSLDRGQGEAAAALGLSHGQSMRLVILPQALRRVVPSLVSQTGGVLKDTSLGFFVSYAELLFSGKVLIGYYQNQLLIQTYLVIGAIYFAANYALSRFARWLERRGERTVKSR, encoded by the coding sequence GTGAACGTGTTGTTCGACGCTCCCGGGCCGCGGGCCCGGCGCCGGATCCGGATCGCCACCGCGGTCAGCGTGCTCGGGGGCGCGCTGCTGTTCGCGCTGGCGGTGCGCCAGTTCGCGATCAACGGTGAGCTGGACTGGAAGAAGTGGGCGCCCTACACGCAGTGGCCGAACTGGCGCTACCTGCTGACCGCGCTCGGCCAGACACTGCTCGCGGCGGCGTTGTCCGCGGGCATCGGCGGGCTGGCGGGGTTGCTGCTGGCCGTGGCACGCGTGTCACGGAACGTGTTCATCAGTGGTATCGCGCGGGTGTACATGGAGACGGTCCGGGTGATCCCGGCCGTGCTGTTGATCTACGTGGTGCTGTTCGTGCTGCCGAGCCTCGGGCTGGACCTGCCGCTGCTGTGGAAGCTGGTGGTGCCGCTGGCGGTGTCGAGCTCGGCGCAGTTCGGGGAGATCTTCCGGTCGGGCATCCTGTCGCTGGACCGCGGCCAGGGGGAGGCCGCGGCGGCGCTCGGGCTGAGCCACGGCCAGTCGATGCGGCTGGTCATCCTGCCGCAGGCGCTGCGGCGGGTGGTGCCGTCGCTGGTCAGCCAGACCGGCGGGGTGCTGAAGGACACTTCGCTCGGCTTTTTCGTCAGCTACGCCGAGCTGCTGTTCAGCGGGAAGGTGCTGATCGGCTACTACCAGAACCAGCTGCTCATCCAGACCTACCTCGTCATCGGCGCGATCTATTTCGCGGCCAACTACGCTCTGTCGCGGTTCGCCCGGTGGTTGGAGCGCCGGGGTGAGCGCACGGTGAAGTCCCGGTAA